From a single Pseudophryne corroboree isolate aPseCor3 chromosome 6, aPseCor3.hap2, whole genome shotgun sequence genomic region:
- the LOC134935452 gene encoding putative nuclease HARBI1 encodes MSVFVAAEALPPQPTAALPPQPPAPQPAPHQPRQRRRARPPIFRTRVILFGMPDDVVVRRYRLPPHLILDTLSIIESDLESSIRYPRAIPPLTQFLAVLHFLATGSFQHVVGDLVGMSQGQFSKVLRRVSQAFIKRVKQFIAMPLDDGALDVVKWQFEEGGSRFPHVIGVVDGTHVAIVPPRHNEEIYRNRKLFHSLNVMVVCGPSLQILSLNAKFPGNSHDAYVIRQSGIWHRLRSRQRADMWLLGDRGYPCTPWLMTPYRNPRPGPQTEFNSALTATRQLVERTIGVLKGRFRVLHRTGGDIMYSPEMASKIVVLCAILHNIAVRSSVELPQTEELPDEEPGVVRRFGGGSVSRRGSQVRASIVEEYFRYSVF; translated from the exons atgtcagtgtttgtggcagcagaagccctcccaccccaacccacggcagcactcccaccccaaccgccagccccacaaccggctcctcatcaaccaaggcaacggaggcgtgctaggccaccaattttccgcacccgtgtcatactttttgggatgccagatgatgttgttgtgcgtagatacaggctgccaccacatctaatcctagacactctctccataatagagagtgatctggagtcttcaattcggtatcctagagcaataccaccattgacacaattccttgctgtgttacattttttggccacagggtcatttcagcatgttgttggagacctggttggcatgtcgcagggccagttcagtaaggtcctgcggcgtgtcagccaggctttcataaagcgtgtgaagcaatttattgctatgcctctggatgatggtgccctagatgtggtgaagtggcaatttgaggaaggtggtagtcgcttcccacatgttattggggttgtggatggcacacatgtagctattgtgcccccaagacataatgaagaaatttatagaaacaggaaactgtttcattctctgaatgtaatggttgtttgtgggccatccctccagatcctttccctgaatgccaagtttcccggaaactcgcatgatgcttatgtcattagacaatcagggatatggcacagattaagatcaagacaacgagcagacatgtggttattgg gagaccgtggatatccttgcaccccctggctcatgactccttaccgtaatcccaggccaggaccacagacggaatttaactccgcgcttactgccactagacagctggtggagcgcacaattggggtccttaaaggccgttttcgtgtgctccaccgcactggtggcgacatcatgtattcgccggagatggcaagtaaaatagtggtcctgtgcgctatactacataacatcgcggtaaggagtagcgtagagcttcctcagacagaggaattgccagatgaggaaccAGGGGTTGTCCGtcgattcggtggggggagtgtttcacggaggggcagccaagtcagggcaagcattgttgaagaatatttcaggtatagtgtatttTGA